AACCCAACACCTCACGGCACGAGCTGACGACAGCCATGCAGCACCTGTGCTAGCTCCCACCCGAAGGCGGGTCGTCGCCCTTTCGGGTTCCTACCACTAGCATGTCAAGCCCAGGTAAGGTTCTTCGCGTTGCGTCGAATTAAACCACATGCTCCACCGCTTGTGCGGGCCCCCGTCAATTCCTTTGAGTTTCAGCCTTGCGACCGTACTCCCCAGGCGGGGCACTTAATGCGTTAGCTTCGGCACAGATCCTCGTGGACCTACACCTAGTGCCCATCGTTTAGGGCTGGGACTACCAGGGTATCTAATCCTGTTCGCTCCCCCAGCTTTCGGACCTCAGCGTCAGCAACGGGCCAGAGAGCCGCCTTCGCCACTGGTGTTCCTCCCAATATCTACGCATTCCACCGCTACACTGGGAGTTCCACTCTCCTCTCCCGTGCTCAAGACCTATAGTATCGGACACGGTCTGTGAGTTGAGCCCACAGATTTCACATCCGACTTATAGGCCCGCCTACATCCCCTTTACGCCCAGTAATTCCGGGCAACGCTCGCTCCCTCCGTGTTACCGCGGCTGCTGGCACGGAGTTAGCCGGAGCTTTCTCTGGAGGTACCGTCATCACCCAAGCTTATTCGGCTTAGGTGACCTCGTCCCCCCTAACAGGAGTTTACAACCCGAAGGCCTTCATCCTCCACGCGGCGTCGCTGCGTCAGCCTTTCGGCCATTGCGCAAATTTCTAAACTGCTGCCTCCCGTAGGAGTCTGGGCCGTGTCTCAGTCCCAGTGTGGCCGTTCACCCTCTCAGGCCGGCTACCCATCTTCGCCTTGGTAGGCCTTTACCCTACCAACAAGCTAATGGGACGCGGACTCACCACCAGGCGGCAGCTTGCAAGCAGAGGCCACCTTTTATCCGTTAGCCATGCGACTTACGGACTTCATGCCGTATTAGCCCAGGTTTCCCCGAGTTATCCAGCTCCTAGAGGCAGATTATCCACGTGTTACTCACCCGTCCGCCACTAACCTGTCCAAAGCAAGCTCTAAACAGGTCCGTACGACTTGCATGTTTAAGACACGCCGCCAGCGTTAGCCCTGAGCCAGGATCAAACCCTCCGAAAGAAAAAAAGACCCTGCGGGCAATGCACGCTCTGTTTTCAAAGAACTTTTTGTCAATTGATAGATTAGCACCCTACCCCTGATTTGTCAAGGGCTTTTTTTCAAAAATCTATTTGCTGACAGGACTTACCCTCACAAACCTCCTTTTCCCCACCTTGAGGATGAAGTCCTTGTTCAAGGTGACCATCATATTCAGGTCTTTTATGCGGGTATTGTCTATATACACTCCGCCCTGAGAAACGAGGCGCCTGGCTTCTCCACTGCTTTCTGCAAGCCCGGCTTCGGTAAGAAGCTTCACAATCCAGATGCTCTTTTCGTCCCATTTCAGCCTGAGGGTCTCAATTTCGTCTGGAAGGCCCTTTTCCTTGAAGACCTTCTCGAACTCCTTGCGGGCAACAGAGGCGGCCCCTTTTGAGTGGTACATCGTTACCAGGGTTTCAGCCAGTCTCACCTTCAGATCCTTCGGGTTGGAAATCTTTGCCATGATTTCGCCGCGTATTTCCTCCAGCTCATCAGTGGTTATGTCTGTCGCCAGCTCAAAATAGGAGCATATCAATTCATCAGGTATGGACATAGCCTTGCCAAAGATCTCTCTGGGCGGCTCGCTGATTCCAATATAGTTGCCATAACTCTTGGACATCTTCTGGGTCCCGTCGGTTCCAACCAGAAGGGGCAGGGTGATGACAACTTCGGGTTCCTGGCCATATCCTCTCTGTATTTCTCTGGCAACCAGACAGTTCCATTTCTGGTCGGTGCCCCCCAGTTCTACATCTGCTTTCAGCATCACTGAATCATACCCCTGAACCAGAGGATACAAGAACTCAAGCATGCTTATGGGTTTGCCACTCTTGTATCTTCCCATGAAATCGTCTCTCTCGAGAAGGCGAGCCACGGTATACATGGAAGCGAGTTCCAGCACATCTTCAAACTTAAGAGGGGAACACCATCTGCTGTTGAAGTCAATCAGAGTCTTGTCGGGGTCGAGAATTTTGAATATCTGCTCTTTGTAGGTCTCAGCGTTCTCTTTGACTTCTTCCCTGGAAAGCCTCTTTCTCGCATCTGACTGTTCGCTGGGATCTCCTATCAGCCCTGTGAAATCGCCGATCAGAAAGATGACCTGGTGTCCCAATTCCTGAAACTGTTTCAACTTCCGTATGGGCACTGCGTTTCCTATGTGGATGTCCGGACAGGAAGGGTCGAAACCCGCTTTTATCCTTAGTGGCTTTCCGGTTTCAAGAGAGCGCTCAAGCTTCTTGAGGAGCTCTTCCTCAGAGATGATTTCGTCGGTTCCCCGCTTCAGTTCTTTCAGTTGTTCCTCAGCACTCAGCATATATCCCCACCTAGCAAAATCCAGGCCTTTGGCCTGATAGAAATACCTCTACCTTAGTTATCGACATGGCGGCGAAGGGACTCGAACCCCTGACCTAGTGATTATGATTCACCCGCTCTAACCAACTGAGCTACGCCGCCAGCAAATCTAAAAAAAGTATAACCAGAATTGCGTCGCGCCACATAAGATAGCAGATGTATTCACCACTGTCAACTCAAAACACTTTGCATGTGCTTACTAGTTGTTAGCTCTTCGCTTTCAAGAAAACCCTTTCACCACAGAGACTGAGTTGTGGTTACAAACCCTGGCAAGACCTCAGTGTCCTCAGTGGTTAGGTTTATTCACCACGGAGAACAGGGCGAAGGAGGTGCCTGCCCCTACATAGACCGTTGTGAAACTCCCGACGTTCTGAGCACTTCGACGGGGTCCCCATGCTTTGTGCTTGGCGTGTAGCGTACAGTGTACAGCGAATAGTATGTTGACCTGCGAGAGGTAGGTTCCTATAATCAGCAGGATCACTGTTTTTCTGATATTGGACAGGGGGAGAAGGATATGGTAATAACAGAACGGATTTCATTTGACACAAAGGGTTTCTGCGACCAGGTGGACATAACCCAGATGGTGCAGGAAAAGATAGACGGTTGCGACATCAAAAATGGCATTGTCCTTGTCTTTGTACCAGGTTCAACCGGGGCAATTACAACCATGGAGTTCGAGGGTGGGCTCGAGGCTGACATCAAGAAACTCATGGATAGAGTCGTTCCGGAGAGTGAAGAGTACGCGCACAACTTGACCTGGGGAGACGGGAACGGGTTCAGCCATGTGCGCTCCAGCCTGGTGGGGACAAGTTTTGCCGCGCCTGTCATAGGTGGGAAGATGGCTTTGGGGACCTGGCAGCAGATCGTCTTCCTTGATTTTGATAATAGAGCAAGGTCGAGAAAGTTAATTGTTCAGTTGGTTGGGGAGTAGTTGCCTCGTCCTTCGATCTCATTTACTCAGGACAGGTGCTGAGTGAACAACATATCGATGCACTAGTGCTTGGTAAGGGGAAGTTGCTCATCACGTGGCATATCCTGGATTTCGGAGAGTGGTGAGAATTTTATCACTTCCAGGAACGCGTTTACGACACTGGGGTCATATAGGGTTCCTGAGCCGTTTATGAGTGCGCGTACTGCTGCATCGTGGCTTAGCGCCACTCTGTAGGGCCTTTCAGAGGTGCTCGCATCATAGGAGTCGGCAACTCCTATGATGCGGGCTCCAAGAGGTATATCTATTCCTGAGAGCCCGGAAGGATATCCTGAACCATCGAAGCGCTCATGGTGGTGGAACAGATAGGATACGACTTTGGTGAGCGATGTTATGGGCTTGAGTATGTGTGCACCCCAGTCCACGTGCGACTTTATGTGATTATACTCCTCAACTGTAAGTCTGCCGGGTTTATTCAGTATTGATTCTCGTATGCCTATCTTCCCGATATCGTGAATCATTGCTGCCCTTCGTATTGTTTCGACTTCTGCTTTCGGGAGCCGCATCTTCTTGGCTATCTCCACGGACAACCTTGTTACTCTTTCTGTGTGTCCTCTTGTGTACACGTCCTTGGCTTCCAGGGCATTCGCCAGCATCTGTAAAGTATTGAGGTACAATTCCCCCAGTTTTGATGCCATTGAATTGATGCTGTTGGCAAGAAGACCAAACTCGTCCCTCCTGGACATTTCGATTCTGTATGCAAGGTCGCCGTTTCCTATCCTCTCAGCACCCTTGGCCAGTTTTTCTAGGGGCTTCATTATGATGCCGGCCATAATCATTGAGACTGCGATCCCGACACCCAACAAAACAAGCGCAACTACTGCAAGCCTGTTTCTACCCTGCTTAATGAACTCATCGACGACCAGTACAGGTATCCCGACGTGAACTGTACTTAGCTGGCGCTCTGTTGCCTCCCGGACTGGGGCAGAGAAGTCGTAGAAGAGCTGACCATTTCGAGAAGCGTAAATATCTATGATTCTGTTGTGTATAGGGTTGAGTAGCTGCCTTGATGAAGGGACATATTCTGCTCCGCACATGGATATGTCATTGTGGGCAACTATTCTGCCTGTTTCATCAACGATCTGAGCATATCCAATGGTTTTGTCCGACGCAGTTTCTTTGAGCAGACTGACAAGGCTGAAGTCATCCGGGGCAGACCTAAGAGCGTCGCTGCAGTTTGAGGCCAGGTTGCTGGCAATTGCTCTCCCCATAGCAAGGATCTGATTCTCTAAAGCCAGCCTCTCTCTCTTGAAATCGAAGGAGCCATATGTTCCCACAGTTGCACATATGAGGAAGAGGGAAAGGAGTGCAAGCTTTAACTTTAGTCCAAGACTGAAGCTCATATGCATATGGCCGCCTCACCTGCTAAAACAAAATCGGTCCACCTCGGTTCTTCGAATGTGCCTTCACCATATGCGATCATTGCGGGTACGGAGACACTCGCTTGACACGCCACAATGGTGGATAGGAGCATGAAGCTCATCCATGAGACAAGTCTGGATAAGGCCAAACCTACTCCTTTCCGTGCAGAACGACCTGGAAGCCCAGGCCAATCTTCCTGATTATCATCCTCTGACGTATCAGGTTGCAAAAACTGTGCCCTGCAAGGTAAGCGTATATGCCACTGTCACTTAATTTTTTCTTACAGTAACAGTACTATGGTGTGGTTCATAATGGCACACTTGGGCGATTTTGGTTGTCCATGTAAGGCGCGAATTCCCAAGAACTTATGGGAGGTGGGGTCTCCTGCTCCTTCTGGGCAGGGTTCTGCTCTGGCTGAACGTTTCAGGACAGAAGTCGCAGTTTGCTGACAAGCAGGGTCTCAATTGAGAGGGGTGGAGAAAATTTTCACGCAAAATCTGTATGCCATCGACAATCAGACCTTTCTCCGTTTCCAGGTTCCGGCTTTGAACCAGACAGGAATTGCTATTCCTCTCGCAATGGCCGTTAGACTTATCATCCACCAGATTGCATTGACTCCCAGGCCAAGCGTGATTCCGCAGTAGTATGCGAGTGGAATCCTGGCCAAGGATGTCAGACCTGATACGAGTGTGGGAGGAATCGTGTCGCCCGCTCCAATGAACCCTCCAGCAATGACTATCTCCACCCCCATGAAAATCTGCGACAGGCCAATGATTCTCAGGTAGGCAGTAGCGATAGAGACAACTTGTGGGTCCTGGATGAATATTCGCACAATCTGAGAGGGAATGAGCAGGAATGCCGCTGTGATCAATCCTGTAAACACAGCTATGATGCCCGCGGTTGACCACGCGGACTTCTCCGCCCGATCAGGCCTTCCTGCACCGAGGTTTTGTCCGACAAGAGCAGATGCAGCAATGGAGAAGCCAAATGATGTCATATAGGAGATGGATTCAATCCTGTGACCAATTCCGAGCGCGGCGATTGCCTCTGTTCCAAATACTGCTGTTATCCTGGTCAGAATTATGTACACGACAGAAAACAGCACAAAGTCAGCGCTGGTGGGTACCCCTATACGAAGAAGTCTTCGGAGAATCGAAGTATCTAGTTTTTCGCGGGTTAGCAGCTTTACCTTCAAGATGAGTCGGCCGGAGTTTAGCATGTACAAATAGACCATGGCGCCCAAGAGGTGGGATAGGGCTGTGGCTAAGGCTGCTCCATTGGTCTCCATTCTGGGGAAGGGGCCAATGCCCAGAATAAGGAGAGGGTCCAGAACTGCATTGGTGATGAGAGTGAAAGCCATGATCTTCAAGGGGGTTCTCGTGTCTCCCGCCCCCTGCATTGCAGAGCCAAATATGAAGAAAACGAAGATGGCCGGGCTGCTTATGAAAGAGATTTTGAGATAGGAGGAACCCAATGGTACGACATCCGGGCCTACACCCAGAAGTTGCATGAATCTTGCTGAAAGAAGGAAGCCAGCAAGGCCCGCTACCACTGAGAAGATGAGTCCGAAGTTTATCGCCTGTCTGACCACGTACGCAGCGAACTCTTTGTCCTTGGCTCCGACGAAGCGCGCCACCATTGCGGTGACGCCTCCGGCGATCATCTGTGCGAGCGCCATCAAGGTCCATAAGATGAACATGG
This sequence is a window from candidate division TA06 bacterium. Protein-coding genes within it:
- a CDS encoding tyrosine--tRNA ligase, translating into MLSAEEQLKELKRGTDEIISEEELLKKLERSLETGKPLRIKAGFDPSCPDIHIGNAVPIRKLKQFQELGHQVIFLIGDFTGLIGDPSEQSDARKRLSREEVKENAETYKEQIFKILDPDKTLIDFNSRWCSPLKFEDVLELASMYTVARLLERDDFMGRYKSGKPISMLEFLYPLVQGYDSVMLKADVELGGTDQKWNCLVAREIQRGYGQEPEVVITLPLLVGTDGTQKMSKSYGNYIGISEPPREIFGKAMSIPDELICSYFELATDITTDELEEIRGEIMAKISNPKDLKVRLAETLVTMYHSKGAASVARKEFEKVFKEKGLPDEIETLRLKWDEKSIWIVKLLTEAGLAESSGEARRLVSQGGVYIDNTRIKDLNMMVTLNKDFILKVGKRRFVRVSPVSK
- a CDS encoding YjbQ family protein, giving the protein MVITERISFDTKGFCDQVDITQMVQEKIDGCDIKNGIVLVFVPGSTGAITTMEFEGGLEADIKKLMDRVVPESEEYAHNLTWGDGNGFSHVRSSLVGTSFAAPVIGGKMALGTWQQIVFLDFDNRARSRKLIVQLVGE
- a CDS encoding HD domain-containing protein, which produces MHMSFSLGLKLKLALLSLFLICATVGTYGSFDFKRERLALENQILAMGRAIASNLASNCSDALRSAPDDFSLVSLLKETASDKTIGYAQIVDETGRIVAHNDISMCGAEYVPSSRQLLNPIHNRIIDIYASRNGQLFYDFSAPVREATERQLSTVHVGIPVLVVDEFIKQGRNRLAVVALVLLGVGIAVSMIMAGIIMKPLEKLAKGAERIGNGDLAYRIEMSRRDEFGLLANSINSMASKLGELYLNTLQMLANALEAKDVYTRGHTERVTRLSVEIAKKMRLPKAEVETIRRAAMIHDIGKIGIRESILNKPGRLTVEEYNHIKSHVDWGAHILKPITSLTKVVSYLFHHHERFDGSGYPSGLSGIDIPLGARIIGVADSYDASTSERPYRVALSHDAAVRALINGSGTLYDPSVVNAFLEVIKFSPLSEIQDMPRDEQLPLTKH
- a CDS encoding MATE family efflux transporter — translated: MSLLYFHLINLDQVVLLDRQRIDLTTSNIPRAIFYLAWPAVLQMGIDTVMRLIDAFWVGRLGASYLAAVTSSMFILWTLMALAQMIAGGVTAMVARFVGAKDKEFAAYVVRQAINFGLIFSVVAGLAGFLLSARFMQLLGVGPDVVPLGSSYLKISFISSPAIFVFFIFGSAMQGAGDTRTPLKIMAFTLITNAVLDPLLILGIGPFPRMETNGAALATALSHLLGAMVYLYMLNSGRLILKVKLLTREKLDTSILRRLLRIGVPTSADFVLFSVVYIILTRITAVFGTEAIAALGIGHRIESISYMTSFGFSIAASALVGQNLGAGRPDRAEKSAWSTAGIIAVFTGLITAAFLLIPSQIVRIFIQDPQVVSIATAYLRIIGLSQIFMGVEIVIAGGFIGAGDTIPPTLVSGLTSLARIPLAYYCGITLGLGVNAIWWMISLTAIARGIAIPVWFKAGTWKRRKV